Proteins from one Halovivax limisalsi genomic window:
- a CDS encoding DUF7260 family protein, with protein sequence MGVETYVDRARARAESEREAVSRRREALERFRTRLERIETDPLPSSPARVGVAPGPTHRADCGTDEGCRAVRRAFAETVRPHSTDDESESVLETIRAVFTDRVAVGLAPTTDATFTPDLERLVLAETRTRRAEAAALERALDREAAQLERAAGVVDEITDWLVEANETALRTLGFEALARRHETLTDHRNRCDELASERQRFLGEATSAGATAGVSHRRLVPSLYEDFPVDHPVLATVARLDSLLESCQRTVRAHLVRRV encoded by the coding sequence ATGGGTGTCGAGACGTACGTGGATCGCGCGCGGGCGCGAGCCGAATCCGAACGGGAGGCCGTCTCCCGACGGCGCGAGGCGCTCGAGCGATTCCGCACGCGCCTCGAGCGGATCGAGACCGATCCGCTCCCCAGTTCGCCGGCGCGCGTGGGCGTCGCTCCGGGACCAACGCACCGGGCCGACTGCGGAACCGACGAGGGATGCCGCGCGGTTCGGCGCGCTTTCGCCGAGACGGTCCGTCCGCACAGCACCGACGACGAGTCCGAGTCGGTGCTGGAGACGATTCGGGCGGTGTTCACCGATCGGGTCGCGGTGGGACTCGCGCCGACGACGGACGCGACGTTCACGCCCGACCTCGAGCGGCTCGTCCTCGCGGAAACGCGGACCCGACGAGCCGAGGCCGCAGCGCTCGAACGGGCACTGGATCGAGAAGCCGCGCAGTTGGAGCGCGCCGCCGGCGTCGTCGACGAGATCACGGACTGGCTCGTGGAGGCGAACGAGACGGCCCTACGGACGCTCGGGTTCGAGGCACTGGCGCGCCGACACGAGACGCTGACCGACCACCGAAATCGGTGCGACGAGCTCGCCAGCGAGCGCCAGCGGTTTCTCGGGGAGGCGACCAGTGCGGGTGCGACTGCAGGGGTTTCTCACCGCCGGCTCGTCCCGTCGCTCTACGAGGACTTCCCGGTCGACCACCCGGTGCTGGCGACGGTCGCCCGACTCGACTCCCTCCTCGAGTCGTGTCAGCGAACCGTTCGGGCCCACCTGGTTCGGCGGGTCTGA